The Leucothrix mucor DSM 2157 DNA window CATTTGACCAAGGCATCGAGCGACGCAACATAAAGGCTTCTGGTTCGAAGTGTTCTTGCTCAGCGCGTTTTACGTGAGCCGACTCTGGGGCATCATCCAGCTCTTCGTTTTCGACACGGCTGCGGCCAAAGGTGTGATCTTGTTGCTGCGGAGTCATCGCTTCGAAATCATCAAGATTATGCACCCACTCCTGAACGGCAACGTAACTGGAGCCGTTTAATGCGGGGTTATCCGAGCTGCAAATGGCCGCATCCAGCGCCTCATCATCTTCCGGATTTTCGGTGCCATCTTCATAGCCCGTTAAGTCGCGTGACATGCTGTCGTAGCGGAAGGATTCCTTGATGTGGTCGAGCTCGAATGACTCTTTGAGTAGTGAGCGGGTCGCGCGGGCTTTATGCAGAATCTCACCATGATCATCACCGCGAATCCAACACATCAGCGCGAATGGAGTGGCTGGTGTTTCGATACCCACGCCATCGAACTCCGGCATTCTGTGCATATTGTCGATCTTAGCACCAAGACAGGTAATCAGCGCGTGCCCCAAACCCACCACGATATCATTTTCCACTGCCATATCGGACAGTGCTTGCAGAGCGGCTTTAGGATTCGCGCCTGCTTTTAAACGAAAAAATTGGTAACGGGCTAACGCCGGAACGCCGTCAATAATACCTGGTTGATAGTTCATAAAGCTCACTCGTTTTTTGGTTAGTGCCGAGTTTCTAATATGCGAGGGAAATAGTCCAGAGACATGACATGCTTATCTGGGCTTACATCCGTCCAATGCGGTCAAGCAGCACAACATCTAAGTCTCGCCTGGAGTCAAAGACGCCAACAATATGCACCTCACCATGAAGCTGTCTATACACGATACGCCAGGGCGCTTCGATCAACTCGCGATAGTGTGATATTCCCGTGATTTGCAACTCAGGAACCAACCTCCCTCGCAGTGGAAATTCCGACAACGCCATTGCTCTACTTTCGATGCGATCCAGCACTTCAATAGCTGCATCAGCATTATCCTGAAAGATGTATTCAACAATTTCTTGAAGGTCTTGCTCAGCAGTTGAGGTCCAACGAATCTCTCGATTCATTCTTTGCCTGCTCGTGCTTTTAAAGAAGCACGAAGCTCACTGAACACCTGCTTTTGTGGTTTTGTTCGGTTGTTTTGGATATCCGCTTCGCCCTGTACTAGCAGCTTTAACATCAAGAATGCTTGTCTTTGCTTTTGGTAGCTATCGTAATCTTGCACGACGGCGCTCGCTGAACCATTCTGTGTCAGGATTAAATTTTCTCCGGCACGCGTACTTTCTAACAACCGACTAGCTGAAGCTTTGAATTCAGTTAGGCTAATAATTTGTTCGCTCATAATACTTAATTCGGTTCTAATTCGGTATTTTAGAATATCATATTCAGCTTACTGCGAAAGGGCCTCTAGCAAGATTATTAGCTCCGCAGCCATGTCGTATCGTAAATATTCGTCCTCTACTAATACCAAATCCCGTTCACCCTTGATAATGGCTCTTAGCTTATGCAGAAAGATTTTATTTTCTTGAGCATAATTGGTAATCGCACTTGAAATCACCTGCTCCAATCCAGCAGTATTGCCCTGCTGGATAGCCTGCCTTGCGGACAATGCCAAACGTCCGACACCTGAATGATTTTCCCCACCACCTCGCCGATATACTAAATAAGAATTCAATGCTTTTTGCCGCGCCTCATAGGCACATTGAGGGTTACCACTTAATTGTTCCAAATTATGCAAAATTGCAAAAGTTATCCATGGCGCAATATCACTACCACGTCCCTGCTGGCACCTAATAGCCCTCAGAAGCTGCAATCGAGCTTCATCATATTGTTCGAGTGCAACTAGCATAGTTGCGACATTCGTACGAGCTGCGCCCTCATACCGTAAATTCCCCAAAGTAGCATAGATACCTGCAGCCTGTTGGTAAAAACCCAAAGCTTGCTCTTGTCTACCCGAAGAAGCATAAAGGTTCCCTAATTCACCTAAACTAGCCGCTTCACCCGCTTTTTTACCCAGCTG harbors:
- a CDS encoding Dyp-type peroxidase, whose amino-acid sequence is MNYQPGIIDGVPALARYQFFRLKAGANPKAALQALSDMAVENDIVVGLGHALITCLGAKIDNMHRMPEFDGVGIETPATPFALMCWIRGDDHGEILHKARATRSLLKESFELDHIKESFRYDSMSRDLTGYEDGTENPEDDEALDAAICSSDNPALNGSSYVAVQEWVHNLDDFEAMTPQQQDHTFGRSRVENEELDDAPESAHVKRAEQEHFEPEAFMLRRSMPWSNEIEEGLMFVAFGKNFDAFEAVLNRMVGAEDGIVDALFSFTRPVTGCYFWCPPVQDGKLNLAALD
- a CDS encoding type II toxin-antitoxin system RelE/ParE family toxin; this translates as MNREIRWTSTAEQDLQEIVEYIFQDNADAAIEVLDRIESRAMALSEFPLRGRLVPELQITGISHYRELIEAPWRIVYRQLHGEVHIVGVFDSRRDLDVVLLDRIGRM
- a CDS encoding type II toxin-antitoxin system Phd/YefM family antitoxin codes for the protein MSEQIISLTEFKASASRLLESTRAGENLILTQNGSASAVVQDYDSYQKQRQAFLMLKLLVQGEADIQNNRTKPQKQVFSELRASLKARAGKE